From the genome of Nitrosopumilus sp., one region includes:
- a CDS encoding RNA-protein complex protein Nop10 — translation MRFLLRKCTKCNHYTLKIKCTKCNTETISAHPAKFSPDDKYMRYRLAERYSQE, via the coding sequence ATGAGATTTTTGTTAAGAAAATGTACAAAGTGCAATCACTATACGTTAAAAATAAAGTGTACAAAGTGCAATACAGAAACCATTTCAGCACATCCTGCCAAATTTTCACCAGATGACAAATACATGCGATATAGACTGGCAGAAAGATATTCTCAGGAATAA